Proteins from a genomic interval of Acidobacteriota bacterium:
- a CDS encoding GerMN domain-containing protein: MTRGTAVLLGMGTGAAVALALLLLVSTWLAAPPAADAGLPARATPPPPPPAAVPRVRTQPVMIYQRAATEELTLEGVEGQIVWFPGAVERAEEIVRLVLEGVEREGVLPPAGRPLGYRRVFIDARGVAWVDLEADAVARLVGSDAEQAVVAALARSLVEGLDEVRAVGLLVGGENRRTLAGHVDLTRVYDGSEWPLAFDEPGTAPPGATPPGASPS, encoded by the coding sequence GTGACCCGGGGCACGGCGGTCCTGCTCGGGATGGGCACGGGGGCCGCCGTGGCGCTGGCGCTGCTGCTGCTGGTTTCCACCTGGCTCGCGGCGCCTCCGGCGGCGGACGCGGGCCTGCCTGCCCGCGCGACGCCGCCGCCACCGCCGCCCGCGGCGGTGCCCCGGGTGCGCACCCAGCCGGTGATGATCTACCAGCGGGCGGCCACCGAAGAGTTGACCCTCGAGGGGGTGGAGGGACAGATCGTCTGGTTCCCCGGTGCCGTGGAACGGGCCGAGGAGATCGTCCGGCTGGTGCTCGAGGGCGTCGAGCGGGAAGGTGTCCTGCCGCCCGCCGGGAGGCCCCTGGGCTATCGGCGCGTTTTCATCGATGCCCGGGGTGTCGCCTGGGTGGACCTCGAGGCGGACGCCGTGGCCCGCCTCGTGGGCTCTGACGCCGAGCAGGCCGTGGTGGCCGCCCTGGCGCGTTCGCTGGTGGAGGGGCTCGACGAGGTCCGCGCCGTCGGCCTGCTGGTGGGAGGCGAAAATCGCCGCACCCTGGCCGGCCACGTGGACCTGACCCGGGTCTACGACGGCAGCGAGTGGCCCCTGGCCTTCGACGAGCCGGGAACCGCTCCGCCCGGCGCCACTCCGCCCGGCGCGAGTCCCTCGTGA
- the murI gene encoding glutamate racemase — MSWGVFDSGVGGLTVVRALEAAVGSLRLVYLGDTARVPYGTRSPATVRRYAAQAAAFLRDAGVGGIIVACNTASAVALDVVGRVFDGPVLGVVEPGVEAALETTRNGRIGVIGTQATVGSDAYGRALRARRRDVQVFSRACPLFVPLAEEGWTRGEVPRLVAERYLGELREEKIDTLVLGCTHYPLLREVIGEVMGPGVRLVDSAEAAADRARGVRPPGAEQARSGERFCVTDGGGRFAEVAARFLGRPLGALETVRLEGD; from the coding sequence GTGAGCTGGGGGGTCTTCGATTCGGGGGTCGGCGGGCTGACCGTGGTGCGCGCCCTGGAGGCGGCGGTCGGCAGCCTGCGCCTGGTCTACCTGGGGGACACCGCCCGGGTGCCCTACGGGACGCGTTCACCGGCGACCGTGCGCCGCTACGCCGCCCAGGCCGCCGCCTTTCTCCGCGATGCCGGCGTCGGGGGGATCATCGTGGCCTGCAACACGGCTTCGGCGGTGGCTCTCGACGTGGTGGGCCGGGTTTTCGACGGCCCGGTCCTGGGTGTCGTCGAGCCGGGGGTCGAGGCCGCCCTGGAGACCACCCGCAACGGCCGCATCGGCGTGATCGGCACCCAGGCCACCGTGGGCTCCGACGCCTACGGCCGGGCCTTGCGGGCGCGGCGGCGCGATGTGCAGGTCTTTTCCCGGGCCTGCCCGCTCTTCGTGCCCCTGGCCGAGGAGGGGTGGACCCGGGGGGAAGTACCCCGGCTGGTGGCCGAGCGATACCTGGGCGAGCTGCGCGAGGAGAAGATCGACACCCTGGTGCTGGGGTGCACCCACTACCCTCTGCTGCGTGAGGTGATCGGCGAGGTGATGGGGCCCGGCGTGCGGCTGGTGGACTCGGCCGAGGCCGCCGCCGACCGGGCCCGGGGCGTGCGGCCGCCCGGGGCGGAGCAGGCCCGGAGCGGTGAGCGCTTTTGCGTCACCGACGGGGGCGGGCGCTTTGCCGAAGTGGCGGCGCGTTTTCTCGGTCGCCCCCTCGGTGCTCTCGAGACGGTGCGCCTGGAAGGGGATTAG
- the rph gene encoding ribonuclease PH: MRTPPRGPGELRPVHLELDINPFAEGSCRIRVGGTEVICTASVEDRVPPFLYGSGEGWVTAEYGMLPRATGKRNARDRVGGRPNARAYEIQRLVGRSLRAVVDRKVFGERTIWVDCDVVLADGGTRCAAVTGGFVALAAAFEWLARNKKLGGRPLLDSVAAISAGVVAGEVLLDLDYAEDSAAEVDLNVVCTGGGRFVEIQGTAEEQPFGRERLDEMLTLALDGLERVRALQAEVLGERLAPLLQKPPGGGGR, encoded by the coding sequence GTGCGAACACCGCCCCGGGGTCCCGGCGAGTTGCGCCCGGTTCACCTGGAACTGGACATCAATCCCTTTGCGGAAGGATCGTGCCGGATCCGCGTGGGCGGCACCGAGGTGATCTGTACCGCCAGCGTGGAGGACCGGGTCCCCCCGTTCCTCTACGGCAGCGGCGAGGGTTGGGTCACCGCCGAATACGGCATGTTGCCCCGCGCCACCGGCAAGCGAAACGCGCGGGATCGGGTGGGAGGGCGCCCCAACGCCCGGGCCTACGAGATTCAGCGCCTGGTGGGCCGCAGCCTGCGCGCCGTGGTCGACCGCAAGGTTTTCGGCGAGCGCACCATTTGGGTCGATTGCGACGTGGTCCTCGCCGACGGCGGTACCCGCTGCGCGGCCGTGACCGGCGGCTTCGTGGCCCTGGCCGCGGCCTTCGAGTGGCTCGCGCGGAACAAGAAGCTCGGCGGCCGCCCGTTGCTCGACTCGGTGGCGGCGATCTCCGCCGGCGTGGTGGCCGGTGAGGTGCTGCTCGACCTGGACTATGCCGAGGACTCCGCCGCCGAGGTGGACCTCAACGTGGTCTGCACCGGGGGAGGGCGTTTCGTGGAGATCCAGGGCACCGCCGAGGAACAACCCTTCGGCCGCGAGCGCCTCGACGAGATGCTGACCCTGGCCCTCGACGGCCTCGAACGGGTTCGGGCGCTCCAGGCCGAGGTGCTCGGAGAGCGCCTGGCGCCGCTGCTGCAGAAGCCGCCGGGAGGCGGGGGACGATGA